In Providencia hangzhouensis, the DNA window TAGAACGTTCTATGCGTGTTCTTGATGGCGCAGTAATGGTTTACTGTGCAGTTGGTGGTGTTCAGCCACAGTCTGAAACTGTATGGCGTCAGGCTAACAAATATAAAGTTCCACGTATCGCGTTCGTTAACAAAATGGACCGTATGGGTGCGAACTTCTTACGTGTTGTTGAGCAATTAAAATCACGTTTAGCTGCTAACGCAGTTCCACTGCAATTACCAGTCGGCGCAGAAGAGTCGTTCACTGGTGTTGTTGACTTGCTGAAAATGAAAGCAATCAAGTGGAGTGATGAAGACCAGGGCGTTACCTTCGAATACGAAGATATCCCTGCGAACATGCAAGAAGCTGCTGAAGAGTGGCACAACAACCTGATCGAAACCGCAGCAGAAGCATCAGAAGAACTGATGGAAAAATATCTGGGCGGTGAAGAACTGACTGAAGCAGAAATTAAAGCTGCATTACGTCAACGTGTTCTTGCAAGCGAAATTATCCTGGTTACCTGTGGTTCTGCATTTAAGAACAAAGGTGTTCAGGCGATGCTGGATGCAGTTGTTGATTACTTACCTGCGCCAACAGATGTACCTGCAATTAATGGTATTCTGGACGATGGTAAAGACACTCCTGCAGAGCGTCACGCAAGTGATGATGAGCCATTCTCATCATTAGCATTTAAAATTGCAACCGACCCATTCGTTGGTAACTTGACGTTCTTCCGTGTTTACTCTGGTGTTGTTAACTCAGGTGACACAGTACTGAACGCAGTTAAAGCGAAGAAAGAGCGTTTTGGCCGTATCGTACAGATGCACGCTAACAAACGTGAAGAGATTAAAGAAGTTCGCGCTGGTGACATCGCGGCTGCTATCGGTCTGAAAGACGTAACTACAGGTGATACTTTATGTGCAGTTGATGCACCAATCATCCTGGAGCGTATGGAATTCCCAGAGCCAGTAATCTCTGTTGCAATCGAACCGAAAACTAAAGCTGACCAAGAAAAAATGGGTATCGCATTAGGCCGTTTGGCTCAAGAAGACCCATCTTTCCGCGTATCAAGTGATGAAGAGACTAATCAGACTATCATCGCTGGTATGGGTGAGCTGCACTTAGACGTTCTGGTTGACCGTATGCGTCGTGAATTTAAAGTTGAAGCGAACGTTGGTAAACCTCAAGTTGCTTACCGTGAAGCAATCACTATGAAAGTGACTGATATCGAAGGTAAACACGCGAAACAGTCTGGTGGTCGTGGTCAGTACGGTCATGTCGTTATCGATATGTTCCCTCTGGACAAAAACGATAAAGACGGTGTTCCAATGGATTACGAATTTGCCAACGACATCAAAGGTGGTGTAATTCCTACTGAATACATTCCTGCAGTTGACAAAGGTATCCAAGAACAGCTGAAATCTGGCCCATTAGCTGGTTACCCGGTTGTTAACATGGGTGTTCGTTTACATTTCGGTTCTTACCATGATGTTGACTCCTCTGAATTGGCGTTTAAACTTGCGGCTTCAATCGCGTTTAAAGATGGCTTCAAAAAAGCTAAACCAGTTCTGCTTGAGCCAATCATGAAAGTTGAAGTGGAAACACCAGAAGACTACATGGGTGATGTTATTGGTGACCTGAACCGTCGTCGTGGTATGATTGAAGGTATGGATGACCTGCCTACTGGTAAAGTCGTTCGTGCACAAGTACCATTGTCAGAAATGTTCGGTTATGCTACTGACCTGCGTTCTCAGACACAAGGTCGTGCTTCATACTCTATGGAGTTCCTGAAGTACAATGAAGCACCAAACAACGTTGCACAAGCTGTAATCGAAGCTCGTAACGCTAAATAATCGATTTTTATCGGTTAACTACTTTAATTTAAGTTCCTTCTTTATCGTGAAGAGGGAACTCCATAAGGAATAGAGTCGTGTCTAAAGAAAAATTTGAACGTTCAAAACCGCACGTTAACGTTGGTACTATCGGCCACGTTGACCACGGTAAAACTACTCTGACAGCAGCTATCACTACTGTTCTGGCTAAAACTTACGGCGGTTCTGCTCGCGCATTCGACCAAATCGATAACGCACCAGAAGAAAAAGCGCGTGGTATCACCATCTCTACTTCACACGTAGAATACGATACTCCAACTCGCCACTACGCACACGTAGACTGCCCAGGACACGCCGACTATGTTAAAAACATGATCACAGGTGCTGCTCAGATGGACGGTGCAATTCTGGTTGTTGCTGCGACTGATGGCCCAATGCCACAAACTCGTGAGCACATCCTGTTAGGTCGTCAGGTTGGTGTTCCTTACATCATCGTTTTCCTGAACAAATGTGACATGGTAGACGACGAAGAGCTGTTAGAATTAGTCGAAATGGAAGTTCGTGAACTTCTGTCTCAATACGATTTCCCAGGCGACGACACTCCAGTTGTTCGTGGTTCAGCTCTGAAAGCGCTGGAAGGCAACCCAGAGTGGGAAGCGAAAATTGTTGAATTAGCAGGCCACCTGGATACTTACATTCCAGAACCAGAGCGTGCAATTGACAAGCCATTCCTGCTGCCAATCGAAGACGTATTCTCAATCTCAGGTCGTGGTACAGTAGTAACAGGCCGTGTTGAGCGTGGTATCATCAAAGTTGGTGAAGAAGTTGAAATCGTTGGTATTCAAGACACGGTTAAAACAACTTGTACTGGCGTTGAAATGTTCCGTAAACTGTTAGACGAAGGTCGTGCAGGTGAGAACGTTGGTGTTCTGCTGCGTGGTACTAAGCGTGAAGAAATTCAACGTGGTCAAGTACTGGCGAAACCAGGTTCAATCAAGCCACACACTAAATTTGAATCAGAAGTTTATATTCTGAGCAAAGATGAAGGTGGTCGTCATACTCCATTCTTCAAAGGTTACCGTCCACAGTTCTACTTCCGTACAACTGACGTAACAGGTACTATCGAACTGCCAGAAGGCGTAGAGATGGTAATGCCAGGTGATAACATCAACATGATCGTTACCCTGATCCACCCAATCGCGATGGACGACGGTTTACGTTTCGCAATCCGTGAAGGTGGCCGTACTGTAGGTGCGGGTGTTGTTGCAAAAATTATTGCATAATACCGCTCTTTCTGAATAAGAAAGAACCACTTAGTAAAAAAGGGCGTCTAATAGACGTCCTTTTTATACGTTGCAAAATTCAGACGTTGCAAAATTAAGAACCTATCTCATCAATCATTTGTATAATTATTGGTGAGATAGGCTCTGAAACAACGAATTGATAACTGTGCGGGCTACTTTGCGCAGTTATATGAGATTTATTAAGGTTTTGCTCGGAAGATATGGTATATTTTACTGCTGCCACAAAAAGAAAGTCACTTTCTTGATTGGTGTAGTTAAAAAATTTACTGGGCATGCTGAAATTCCTGCAAAATGGAATAGCACTTGTGAAATGGGTAGCACTTGTAAAGTGATAGTACTGACGTACACGTAGTACTTGCGAAATAAAATGTTACTGCAACTTGTTATTTTTGCAGAACGAATAACGCTAATTACCTCCATTAACAAGGCTAATTACTTTTTAGATCGCAGGTGATGCTATTGATATCCCTATCAAATTTTTGCAGGCTTAGTTTGTAGTAATTGAGGGATATGTTGGCATATTCTATTGGTTTGGCTTGGTTGGCTTACCTTTGTAAACAAGCAAGCTTTGTACATACTTCATGGTAACAGGTTGAATTATGAGTGCGAATAGCGAAGCTCAAGGAAGTGGACGCAGTGCAGACATCTTCAAGTGGATCATTGTCTGTGCCTTATTAATAATTGCTATTGTTGGTAATTATTACTTCCGTCAATATAATCTCGCGCTGCGTGCTTTTGCAGTTGTGGCTGTTGTCGCTATTGCAGGTGCTGTCGCTTTATGGACCACAAAAGGTAAAGCAACACTGGCGTTTGCACGCGAAGCTCGCGTCGAGATGAGAAAAGTCATTTGGCCTACTCGCCAGGAAACATTACAAACTACTTTAATTGTTGCTGCAGTAACGGCTGTAATGTCATTAATACTGTGGGGACTAGATGGTATCCTGGTGCGTTTAGTTTCATTTATTACAAGCCTGAGGTTATTCTAAATGTCCGATTCACCTAAAAAGCGCTGGTATGTCATTCAGGCATTCTCTGGTTTTGAAGGTCGCGTAGCACAATCTTTACGTGAACATATCAAATTACATGCTATGGAAGATTCTTTTGGCGAAGTTATGGTTCCAACAGAAGAAGTTGTTGAAATCCGTAGCGGTCAGCGCCGTAAGAGTGAACGTAAATTCTTCCCAGGCTATGTCTTAGTCCAAATGGTCATGAATGATGACTCTTGGCACTTAGTGCGTAGTGTACCGCGTGTAATGGGGTTCATTGGCGGGACGTCAGATCGTCCAGCGCCAATTAGCGATAAAGAAGTTGATGCTATCATGAACCGCTTACAACAAGTTGGTGATAAACCACGTCCGAAAACACTGTTTGAACCGGGTGAAATGGTTCGTGTTAGCGAAGGTCCGTTTGCTGACTTTAACGGTGTGGTTGAAGAAATTGATTATGAAAAGAGCCGCTTGAAAGTCTCTGTTTCTATCTTCGGTCGTGCAACTCCAGTCGAATTGGATTTTGGTCAGGTAGAAAAAGCCTAATCTAAACGACAAAACTGACTTGCAAAAGGCGTGAAATTTGACTACAATTTCGCGCCTTTTGTTTTTATGTTCGGCGCAAATTAATGTGCGGGGCATGTTTAATGTAACGGGGAGCCTTGCAAACTGTAAGGCGCTATCACCCATCTAGAGGAAATATCATGGCTAAGAAAGTTCAAGCCTACGTTAAGCTGCAAGTTGCAGCTGGTATGGCGAACCCAAGTCCACCGGTTGGTCCAGCACTGGGTCAACAAGGTGTTAACATCATGGAATTCTGTAAAGCGTTCAACGCAAAAACAGACAGCCTGGAAAAAGGTTTACCAATTCCTGTTGTTATTACTGTTTACGCAGACCGTTCTTTCACTTTCGTTACCAAAACTCCACCTGCAGCAGTTCTGCTGAAAAAAGCAGCTGGCGTTAAGTCTGGTTCAGGTAAGCCGAACAAAGACAAAGTTGGTAAAGTGACCTCTGCTCAGATTCGCGAAATCGCTGAAACTAAAGCTGCGGACATGACTGGTGCTGATGTTGACGCAATGATGCGTTCAATTGAAGGTACTGCTCGTTCCATGGGCCTGGTAGTGGAGGACTAAGACAATGGCTAAACTGACTAAGCGCATGCGCAATATCCGTGAAAAAGTTGATGCAACTAAACAGTATGACATCAATGAAGCCGTTGCACTGCTGAAAGAATTAGCAACTGCTAAATTCGTAGAAAGCGTTGACGTAGCTATCAACCTGGGCATCGATGCTCGTAAATCTGACCAAAACGTTCGTGGTGCAACTGTGCTGCCACACGGTACTGGCCGTTCAGTTCGCGTTGCTGTGTTCGCACAAGGCGCAAACGCTGAAGCTGCTAAAGCTGCAGGTGCTGAACTGGTAGGTATGGAAGATCTGGCTGATAAAATCAAAGCTGGTGAAATGGACTTTGACGTTGTTATTGCTTCTCCAGATGCAATGCGCGTTGTTGGCCAATTAGGTCAAGTTTTAGGCCCACGTGGTCTGATGCCAAACCCGAAAGTTGGTACTGTAACTCCAAACGTTGCTGAAGCAGTTAACAATGCTAAAGCAGGTCAGGTTCGTTACCGTAATGACAAAAACGGAATCATCCACACCACTATCGGTAAAGTTGATTTCGACGCTAACAAACTGAAAGAAAACTTAGAAGCACTGCTGATCGCGCTGAAAAAAGCAAAACCAGCTTCTGCTAAAGGTGTTTTCATCAAGAAAGTTAGCCTGTCCACCACTATGGGTGCAGGTGTTGCTGTTGACCAAGCTGGTCTGTCAGCGACAGTTTAATTGCTATAGCTTCGGCTAATTGGTAATTAGGCTTTACCTTTGCGTCAAATTTGTATAAAATTTGACGCCTTGAGTTTGTTGGGTACACAAAATGTATCCAACAAACCACGAATTTCGGTATGGAGTCTGGCCTTTCCAGACCCCGTCCAAGACCG includes these proteins:
- the fusA gene encoding elongation factor G translates to MARQTPIARYRNIGISAHIDAGKTTTSERILFYTGVNHKIGETHEGSATMDWMEQEQERGITITSAATTAFWSGMAKQYEPHRINIIDTPGHVDFTIEVERSMRVLDGAVMVYCAVGGVQPQSETVWRQANKYKVPRIAFVNKMDRMGANFLRVVEQLKSRLAANAVPLQLPVGAEESFTGVVDLLKMKAIKWSDEDQGVTFEYEDIPANMQEAAEEWHNNLIETAAEASEELMEKYLGGEELTEAEIKAALRQRVLASEIILVTCGSAFKNKGVQAMLDAVVDYLPAPTDVPAINGILDDGKDTPAERHASDDEPFSSLAFKIATDPFVGNLTFFRVYSGVVNSGDTVLNAVKAKKERFGRIVQMHANKREEIKEVRAGDIAAAIGLKDVTTGDTLCAVDAPIILERMEFPEPVISVAIEPKTKADQEKMGIALGRLAQEDPSFRVSSDEETNQTIIAGMGELHLDVLVDRMRREFKVEANVGKPQVAYREAITMKVTDIEGKHAKQSGGRGQYGHVVIDMFPLDKNDKDGVPMDYEFANDIKGGVIPTEYIPAVDKGIQEQLKSGPLAGYPVVNMGVRLHFGSYHDVDSSELAFKLAASIAFKDGFKKAKPVLLEPIMKVEVETPEDYMGDVIGDLNRRRGMIEGMDDLPTGKVVRAQVPLSEMFGYATDLRSQTQGRASYSMEFLKYNEAPNNVAQAVIEARNAK
- the tuf gene encoding elongation factor Tu — protein: MSKEKFERSKPHVNVGTIGHVDHGKTTLTAAITTVLAKTYGGSARAFDQIDNAPEEKARGITISTSHVEYDTPTRHYAHVDCPGHADYVKNMITGAAQMDGAILVVAATDGPMPQTREHILLGRQVGVPYIIVFLNKCDMVDDEELLELVEMEVRELLSQYDFPGDDTPVVRGSALKALEGNPEWEAKIVELAGHLDTYIPEPERAIDKPFLLPIEDVFSISGRGTVVTGRVERGIIKVGEEVEIVGIQDTVKTTCTGVEMFRKLLDEGRAGENVGVLLRGTKREEIQRGQVLAKPGSIKPHTKFESEVYILSKDEGGRHTPFFKGYRPQFYFRTTDVTGTIELPEGVEMVMPGDNINMIVTLIHPIAMDDGLRFAIREGGRTVGAGVVAKIIA
- the secE gene encoding preprotein translocase subunit SecE, coding for MSANSEAQGSGRSADIFKWIIVCALLIIAIVGNYYFRQYNLALRAFAVVAVVAIAGAVALWTTKGKATLAFAREARVEMRKVIWPTRQETLQTTLIVAAVTAVMSLILWGLDGILVRLVSFITSLRLF
- the nusG gene encoding transcription termination/antitermination protein NusG produces the protein MSDSPKKRWYVIQAFSGFEGRVAQSLREHIKLHAMEDSFGEVMVPTEEVVEIRSGQRRKSERKFFPGYVLVQMVMNDDSWHLVRSVPRVMGFIGGTSDRPAPISDKEVDAIMNRLQQVGDKPRPKTLFEPGEMVRVSEGPFADFNGVVEEIDYEKSRLKVSVSIFGRATPVELDFGQVEKA
- the rplK gene encoding 50S ribosomal protein L11, whose product is MAKKVQAYVKLQVAAGMANPSPPVGPALGQQGVNIMEFCKAFNAKTDSLEKGLPIPVVITVYADRSFTFVTKTPPAAVLLKKAAGVKSGSGKPNKDKVGKVTSAQIREIAETKAADMTGADVDAMMRSIEGTARSMGLVVED
- the rplA gene encoding 50S ribosomal protein L1, whose translation is MAKLTKRMRNIREKVDATKQYDINEAVALLKELATAKFVESVDVAINLGIDARKSDQNVRGATVLPHGTGRSVRVAVFAQGANAEAAKAAGAELVGMEDLADKIKAGEMDFDVVIASPDAMRVVGQLGQVLGPRGLMPNPKVGTVTPNVAEAVNNAKAGQVRYRNDKNGIIHTTIGKVDFDANKLKENLEALLIALKKAKPASAKGVFIKKVSLSTTMGAGVAVDQAGLSATV